The window cCTACGATATCTATAATTATGAATATATGTATTATGATCATGTTAAATGGATATAGTCAGGTTTTAAACCCTAAGATTTCAATTTAAGCTCAATCTGAAATCAGCTTCGtgattaagaataaattaaggCAGCAAGAGTGAGTGGGTGAATTTTCCATAAAGAATAAGATGAAGGGAAGTTAAAATTACCGGTCTTGATCAAGATGATAATATCCTTTTAATTTGCTTGCTTCCGTCAAGGCGGTCCTCCAATTGTCTATCTTTTCCTTCTCCTGCTTTGCGTCGTGATCGTGAAATGCTTCTCCATAACTACGCTTTTGTTTCCGCACATCAGATGGATTCACATGATAGAAAACTGGAACAACTACTTTTCTCGTTGCTTGTGTGCACTCCATGATTTTGACAAGTTCATCCAAATTATAGCGGGATTGAGCATAGCTTTTGGAGAACATTACAATGAAAACCTTCGATTTCTCAATAGCCATCAAGGATTCCGATGAAATAGCTTCTTTGCTTTCAGGTTTTCCAATAGCTTCTCTAAAGGGATGAAGCCCTTTTTTAACCAAAGCTGCATATAGATGATCAGCAAAACTTTTGCCGATGTCTTCCCGGCTGAAACTCAAGAAGACATCATACTCATCTTTAGAGATGGAAGTAGGAGacatagaagaagaagaagaagaagacgctGTTTTACTGATCTGGGAAGCCATGGTTAGAGAGCACACACACGACTGGGAGAGACAAGTAACCAGAAACCTTCACATATACACGCTCTTGCGAGCCTTGAAAAGAAGATGGATTTATTGATAAAGGGGGATTGATAAGGCACTTCCTTTTTGTGGTTCAGTATAATTGTCTTTGTATCAACTTTTCCATTATGCCtaattttcttggtttttatttttatttttttatagtaattttaggaaacatttgctctttctaacatttaaaaaacaactcttttaataaaaatttttaagactatgtttgatcAAAGGAATAAgataagatataatatatatatttaaggatATTATATCTCAATGGaataatgaaatatgatattctTACATATACATATCCTATGAACGTGATATTGTAAGGTAGTATATTGAATaagatatattatgttatatttaatttgggaaataaataaaaaataatatgaaatttatactactttcattgtttaaaataaaaattatattatattccaacattttctatttaaaaaattgaaatttctcttatatttaacaatattcatgattaaaaatttaaactttatatatgaattttttatattatattattcactatataaaataatttatatattatatattaatattagtttataattttttttagtttttattttttaatcataaatttaatttataataaaaaattattttgcaaaatgagcatataaaaaaattttaaaaatgataaaaaataaatttatgctaCATGGGATATGCATATCTTATATCTAAGcaataagattaaaatattcTAGGTCGAAGGGATAAAAATAAGAGTGTGGATAATATATCCCACTACTTATCA is drawn from Vitis riparia cultivar Riparia Gloire de Montpellier isolate 1030 chromosome 18, EGFV_Vit.rip_1.0, whole genome shotgun sequence and contains these coding sequences:
- the LOC117905658 gene encoding disease resistance protein RUN1-like translates to MASQISKTASSSSSSSMSPTSISKDEYDVFLSFSREDIGKSFADHLYAALVKKGLHPFREAIGKPESKEAISSESLMAIEKSKVFIVMFSKSYAQSRYNLDELVKIMECTQATRKVVVPVFYHVNPSDVRKQKRSYGEAFHDHDAKQEKEKIDNWRTALTEASKLKGYYHLDQDR